A section of the Rhizobium sp. BG4 genome encodes:
- a CDS encoding transglutaminase-like cysteine peptidase, with product MRYFLLTSVAVALSFLSQSQSFAGTALPQDRSIGAPPGFAGACARYGWVCRNGGGKELDDASAMALITRVNRSVNAATRPAPDTVTSGKSEFWSLPIDNKGDCEDYALLKMKTLLDAGFPSQRLALSVVIERHGQNHVVLVARLKSGDYVLDSLNGSVKSWQSTGYTFLATQSFTSKSSWRVSLAGPRASEFSGI from the coding sequence ATGCGTTACTTCCTGTTGACTAGCGTAGCTGTTGCGTTGAGTTTTCTTTCACAAAGTCAGTCATTTGCCGGGACGGCTCTTCCCCAGGACCGATCGATCGGCGCGCCTCCAGGTTTCGCGGGAGCCTGTGCGCGATATGGTTGGGTTTGCAGGAATGGCGGGGGCAAGGAGCTGGACGACGCTTCGGCGATGGCGCTGATCACCCGCGTCAATAGGAGCGTCAATGCCGCCACCCGGCCCGCGCCGGATACGGTAACGTCAGGCAAGAGCGAGTTCTGGTCGCTGCCGATCGACAACAAGGGCGATTGCGAGGATTACGCCCTCCTGAAGATGAAGACCCTGCTCGATGCCGGCTTTCCCTCGCAAAGGCTGGCGCTCTCCGTCGTCATCGAGCGGCACGGACAGAATCACGTCGTCCTCGTCGCCCGGCTGAAATCCGGCGACTACGTGCTCGACAGCCTGAACGGCTCGGTGAAGTCCTGGCAGAGCACCGGCTACACCTTCCTGGCGACCCAAAGCTTCACAAGCAAATCATCCTGGCGCGTTTCGCTGGCAGGCCCGAGGGCGAGCGAGTTTTCGGGAATCTAG
- a CDS encoding TIGR02300 family protein: MAKAELGTKRTDPETGKKFYDLNRDPIVSPYTGKSYPLSFFQETSAAAAAELNDEDEVQEVDTENTEVELVSLEDADEGASGDDIPDMGDDDVEIEGDDDDDTFLEADEDEDDDDMSDIIGVTGDEDEV, translated from the coding sequence GTGGCGAAAGCGGAACTTGGAACCAAGCGTACCGATCCGGAAACCGGCAAGAAGTTCTACGATCTGAACCGGGACCCGATCGTTTCTCCTTACACCGGAAAATCCTATCCCCTGTCCTTCTTCCAGGAAACCTCGGCCGCTGCTGCTGCCGAGCTGAACGACGAGGACGAAGTTCAGGAAGTCGATACCGAGAACACCGAAGTCGAACTCGTTTCGCTTGAGGACGCCGATGAAGGCGCAAGCGGCGACGACATTCCGGACATGGGCGACGACGACGTCGAAATCGAAGGCGATGACGACGACGATACCTTCCTCGAAGCCGACGAAGACGAAGACGATGACGACATGAGCGACATCATCGGCGTCACCGGCGACGAAGACGAAGTCTGA
- a CDS encoding FMN-binding negative transcriptional regulator codes for MYQPPHFREEDLATQQALIRAHPLGLLITAGASGLIANPVPFHIDAEASEKGTLRLHLAKANAQWRDIADGADILAVFQGANSYVTPSWYKTKQETGKVVPTWNYAIVQARGRACVIDDAGWLLSQINAITGQHEASREKPWAVADAPDDFIRAQMKGIIGIEIEITTLEGKWKVSQNRPVADREGVAAGLDAAGGQQDMIELVKRYGGLEGNH; via the coding sequence ATGTATCAGCCGCCCCATTTCCGCGAAGAGGACCTGGCAACGCAGCAGGCGCTGATCCGCGCCCATCCGCTGGGTCTGCTGATCACAGCCGGGGCAAGCGGGCTGATCGCCAATCCTGTCCCGTTTCATATCGATGCCGAAGCATCGGAGAAGGGAACGCTGCGGCTGCACCTGGCGAAAGCGAATGCGCAGTGGCGCGACATCGCTGACGGCGCTGACATTCTCGCCGTTTTCCAGGGCGCCAACTCCTATGTGACGCCGTCCTGGTACAAGACCAAGCAGGAGACCGGCAAGGTCGTGCCGACCTGGAATTACGCGATCGTCCAGGCGCGCGGCAGGGCCTGCGTCATCGACGATGCCGGCTGGCTGCTGTCGCAGATCAACGCGATCACCGGCCAGCATGAGGCAAGCCGCGAGAAGCCATGGGCCGTTGCCGATGCGCCCGACGATTTCATCCGTGCGCAGATGAAGGGCATCATCGGCATCGAAATCGAGATTACGACGCTTGAAGGTAAGTGGAAGGTCAGCCAGAACCGTCCCGTTGCCGACCGCGAAGGCGTTGCTGCCGGACTGGACGCGGCTGGCGGCCAACAAGACATGATCGAGCTCGTCAAACGCTATGGCGGGCTGGAAGGAAACCATTGA
- the cmk gene encoding (d)CMP kinase: protein MKTTFTIAIDGPAAAGKGTLSRRIADEYGFHHLDTGLTYRATAKALLDAGLPLDDEAVAEKIAREVELGGLDRDILSKHEIGEAASKIAVMPAVRRALVEAQQRFAQKAPGTVLDGRDIGTVVCPDAPVKLYVTASAQVRARRRYDEITAKGTAADFEAIFEDVKRRDERDMGRADSPLKPAEDAHLLDTSEMSIEAAFQAAKSLIDAALNRNN, encoded by the coding sequence TTGAAGACGACATTCACGATTGCCATCGACGGCCCGGCTGCAGCCGGCAAGGGCACGCTTTCGCGCCGGATTGCCGATGAATACGGCTTTCACCATCTCGATACCGGACTGACCTACCGGGCGACGGCCAAGGCGCTTCTCGATGCCGGCCTGCCGCTCGACGACGAGGCGGTGGCAGAAAAGATCGCCCGCGAGGTTGAACTCGGCGGCCTCGATCGCGATATCCTGTCGAAACACGAGATCGGCGAAGCCGCCTCGAAGATTGCCGTGATGCCCGCAGTCCGCCGCGCGCTAGTCGAAGCGCAGCAGCGGTTTGCGCAGAAGGCGCCGGGAACCGTGCTCGACGGCCGTGACATCGGCACCGTCGTCTGCCCGGACGCTCCGGTGAAGCTCTATGTGACCGCCTCTGCGCAGGTGCGCGCAAGGCGCCGTTACGACGAAATCACCGCCAAGGGAACCGCTGCCGATTTCGAGGCGATTTTCGAGGATGTGAAGCGGCGCGACGAAAGGGACATGGGAAGGGCCGACAGCCCTTTGAAACCAGCCGAAGACGCGCACTTGCTTGATACGTCGGAAATGAGTATAGAGGCCGCGTTTCAAGCTGCGAAATCGTTGATCGACGCGGCCTTGAACCGAAATAACTGA
- the rpsA gene encoding 30S ribosomal protein S1 — protein sequence MSVATPSREDFAALLEESFAKNDLAEGYVTKGIVTAIEKDVAVVDVGLKVEGRIALKEFGARAKDGSLKVGDEVEVYVERIENALGEAVLSREKARREESWIKLEAKFEAGERVEGVIFNQVKGGFTVDLDGAIAFLPRSQVDIRPIRDVSPLMHNPQPFEILKMDKRRGNIVVSRRTVLEESRAEQRSEIVQNLEEGQVVDGVVKNITDYGAFVDLGGIDGLLHVTDMAWRRVNHPSEILNIGQQVKVQIIRINQETHRISLGMKQLESDPWDGIQAKYPEGKKISGTVTNITDYGAFVELEPGIEGLIHISEMSWTKKNVHPGKILSTSQEVEVVVLEVDPSKRRISLGLKQTLENPWAAFARNHPAGTEVEGEVKNKTEFGLFIGLDGDVDGMVHLSDLDWNRPGEQVIEEFNKGDVVKAVVLDVDVEKERISLGIKQLGKDAVGDAAASGDLRKNAVVSCEITAVNDGGIEVKLVEHEDITSFIRRADLARDRDDQRPERFSVGQVVDARVTNFSKKDRKIMLSIKALEIAEEKEAVAQFGSSDSGASLGDILGAALKNRGE from the coding sequence ATGTCAGTAGCTACTCCCTCTCGCGAGGATTTCGCGGCCCTTCTCGAAGAATCCTTTGCCAAGAACGATCTGGCTGAAGGCTATGTCACCAAGGGCATCGTCACGGCCATCGAAAAGGATGTTGCCGTTGTTGACGTCGGCCTGAAGGTCGAAGGCCGCATCGCGCTCAAGGAATTCGGCGCACGTGCCAAGGACGGTTCGCTGAAGGTCGGCGACGAAGTCGAAGTTTACGTCGAGCGCATCGAAAACGCACTTGGCGAAGCTGTTCTGTCGCGCGAGAAGGCTCGCCGCGAAGAAAGCTGGATCAAGCTCGAAGCCAAGTTTGAAGCTGGTGAGCGCGTCGAAGGCGTGATCTTCAACCAGGTCAAGGGCGGCTTCACTGTCGACCTCGACGGCGCAATCGCCTTCCTGCCGCGCTCGCAGGTCGACATCCGTCCGATCCGCGACGTTTCCCCGCTGATGCACAACCCGCAGCCCTTCGAAATCCTCAAGATGGACAAGCGCCGCGGCAACATCGTGGTTTCGCGCCGTACGGTTCTGGAAGAATCCCGTGCCGAGCAGCGTTCTGAAATCGTTCAGAACCTCGAAGAAGGCCAGGTTGTTGACGGCGTCGTCAAGAACATCACCGATTACGGTGCGTTCGTTGACCTCGGCGGCATCGATGGCCTGCTGCACGTCACCGACATGGCATGGCGCCGCGTCAACCATCCGTCGGAGATCCTGAACATCGGCCAGCAGGTCAAGGTTCAGATCATCCGCATCAACCAGGAAACCCACCGCATCTCGCTCGGCATGAAGCAGCTCGAGTCGGATCCGTGGGATGGCATCCAGGCCAAGTACCCGGAAGGCAAGAAGATCTCCGGTACCGTCACGAACATCACCGACTACGGTGCGTTCGTCGAGCTGGAGCCGGGCATCGAAGGCCTGATCCACATCTCGGAAATGTCCTGGACCAAGAAGAACGTACACCCCGGCAAGATCCTGTCCACGAGCCAGGAAGTCGAAGTCGTCGTTCTCGAAGTCGATCCGTCCAAGCGCCGTATCTCGCTCGGTCTCAAGCAGACGCTGGAAAACCCGTGGGCAGCATTCGCCCGCAACCATCCGGCTGGCACTGAGGTCGAAGGCGAAGTCAAGAACAAGACCGAATTCGGCCTGTTCATCGGCCTCGACGGCGACGTTGACGGCATGGTGCACCTCTCTGATCTCGACTGGAACCGTCCGGGCGAACAGGTCATCGAAGAGTTCAACAAGGGCGATGTCGTCAAGGCTGTCGTTCTCGATGTTGACGTCGAAAAGGAGCGCATCTCGCTCGGCATCAAGCAGCTCGGCAAGGATGCAGTTGGCGACGCCGCTGCCTCTGGCGACCTGCGCAAGAATGCAGTCGTTTCCTGCGAAATCACCGCAGTCAACGATGGCGGCATCGAAGTGAAGCTCGTCGAGCACGAAGACATCACCTCGTTCATCCGCCGTGCAGATCTCGCACGCGACCGCGACGACCAGCGTCCGGAACGCTTCTCGGTTGGCCAGGTTGTTGACGCCCGCGTCACCAACTTCTCCAAGAAGGACCGCAAGATCATGCTGTCCATCAAGGCTCTGGAAATCGCAGAAGAGAAGGAAGCCGTCGCTCAGTTCGGTTCGTCCGACTCCGGCGCTTCGCTCGGCGACATCCTTGGCGCGGCTCTGAAGAACCGCGGCGAGTAA